Proteins encoded in a region of the Triticum dicoccoides isolate Atlit2015 ecotype Zavitan chromosome 3A, WEW_v2.0, whole genome shotgun sequence genome:
- the LOC119268659 gene encoding glucan endo-1,3-beta-glucosidase 14-like, protein MAAASARAPSRAASSVGTAAGVLLALAVLLTEQVIVADSLSIGVNYGQIADNLPAPGRVSTLLRSIKISKVKLYDADPHVLRAFLGTGVEFVIGIGNEHVPAMVSSTAAQAWLQQHVVPHLHAGARITCITVGNEAFKGNDTALQASLLPAMHSVHQALGTLGLQGRVNVTTAHSLDIMGVSYPPSAGAFAPGAVAHLQPFLKFLSATRAPFLINCYPFFAYKDDPARVPLDYVLFQPNAGVTDPSTGLNYDNMLYAQVDAVYSAIKALGHTDVDVKVSETGWPSRGDPDEVGATPQHAGTYIRNLLRRIEMKQGTPLRPAVPIDVYVFALFNENLKPGPASERNYGLFYPDGTPVYNVGLRGYLPPMADSQGARQAVHVILLIAMATVAFALS, encoded by the exons ATGGCGGCGGCATCAGCTCGGGCGCCGTCGAGAGCAGCTTCCTCCGTTGGTACGGCCGCCGGAGTACTCCTGGCcctcgccgtcctcctcacag AGCAGGTGATTGTGGCGGATTCCCTGTCCATCGGCGTCAACTACGGGCAGATCGCCGACAACCTCCCTGCGCCGGGGCGGGTGTCGACGCTGCTCCGGTCGATCAAGATCAGCAAGGTGAAGCTCTACGACGCCGACCCGCACGTCCTGCGCGCCTTCCTCGGCACGGGCGTGGAGTTCGTGATCGGCATCGGCAACGAGCACGTCCCGGCGATGGTGAGCTCCACGGCGGCGCAGGCGTGGCTCCAGCAGCACGTGGTGCCGCACCTCCACGCCGGCGCGCGCATCACCTGCATCACCGTCGGCAACGAGGCGTTCAAGGGCAACGACACCGCCCTGCAGGCCAGCCTCCTGCCCGCCATGCACTCGGTGCACCAGGCGCTCGGGACGCTCGGCCTGCAGGGCCGCGTGAACGTGACCACCGCGCACTCGCTGGACATCATGGGCGTCTCCTACCCGCCCTCCGCCGGCGCGTTCGCCCCGGGCGCCGTGGCGCACCTGCAGCCGTTCCTCAAGTTCCTGTCGGCGACGAGGGCCCCGTTCCTCATCAACTGCTACCCGTTCTTCGCCTACAAGGACGACCCGGCGCGCGTGCCGCTGGACTACGTGCTCTTCCAGCCCAATGCCGGCGTCACGGACCCCAGCACGGGGCTCAACTACGACAACATGCTGTACGCGCAGGTGGACGCCGTCTACTCGGCCATCAAGGCGCTGGGGCACACGGACGTGGACGTCAAGGTCTCCGAGACCGGGTGGCCGTCCCGGGGCGACCCCGACGAGGTGGGCGCCACGCCGCAGCACGCCGGGACCTACATCAGGAATCTGCTGAGGAGGATAGAGATGAAGCAGGGCACGCCGCTGCGGCCGGCGGTGCCCATCGACGTCTACGTCTTCGCGCTCTTCAACGAGAACCTCAAGCCCGGCCCGGCGTCGGAGCGCAACTACGGGCTCTTCTACCCCGACGGCACGCCGGTCTACAACGTCGGCCTGCGCGGATACCTCCCGCCCATGGCGGACTCACAAGGAGCGCGGCAG GCGGTTCATGTGATTCTACTCATCGCCATGGCGACGGTCGCTTTTGCCTTGTCCTGA